The Nostoc sp. 'Lobaria pulmonaria (5183) cyanobiont' DNA window AACAGATTATCCAGGTTGTTCAGCAATCGATTTGCTTGAGTTGCAGTTGCACCGAATTTATTTACTGTTTGATTGGCGGATGCATTAAGTTGGTTTGTCGCCCGTTGCACTGAATTAGCCGTGGCAGAAAAAGTATTAAGTTGTAGTCGTAAGCTTTTGGTCAAACCTTGTAAATCCTGACTTAACTCAGTAAAACTGGATGCTGCGCCTGTGGTAGTTTCTAGAACCCTATTGACATTTCGATAAAATTTTGGATTATTGTATGCACCTGCTAGCTCAGTTGAACTGCGAATTAGTTCATCAACACTGATGCCAAGCTGACCTTTTAAGCGAGAGCCATTACAGACTATAAGACTGGTATCACAACTTTTTTCTAGGGGTTTAGCAAGCACAACCCCAGCAGGTAAGGTTGTTTTTGGTGTGATGTCGATAATACTTTCGCTAATTAACCCGCTTTGATTAGCTTCCACCACTACATCGCGAGGGATAATTAGGTCAGTTTGGGGAATTTCAATCTCTACATCAATGGCATTTGCTCCTGGTCGAAGCTGGGAAATAGTTCCTACCTTAACACCACGATAGCGAACTGCTGCTCCCTTTTGCATTCCGCCAGCGTTAGCAAATTCTACAATAATTTTGTATGAACGGCCAGCAGCAGTGAATCTATTTAACCACAGAAAGAGTAATCCAAATACCCCTAGTCCTAGCAGGAGTAATAACCCCACAGAACCTTCTCTAAATGTTCGCCCAGAGGCGAAGCGGCTTGTCATAAGACCTCGCATTTTTTTGCCTCCACCAACTAACCAACAACCAATTAGGAGTTAAAAGTTAGGAATTAGTAGTTAAATTTAACTTTTTACTCCTCACTTTTAAATTTCTAGCCGGCGACTTTAATCGGGCCTTGAACACTTCCACTGATAAATTGTCTGATCAAGGGATGTTCTGTGTTGTATATTTCACTAACTGTACCTTGCCACTGCACTTTACCTTCATAGAGAAATATAAGTCTATCAGATGTACGGCGGATAGTGCTGTCCTGGTGGGTAACAACGGCATAAGTACTACAAACTCCATGCAAACATTGCAAATGGCGGATTAAATCTTCGATTACTGTCGAGGCTATGGGATCGAGTCCGGCGGTTGGTTCGTCGTATAGTAAAACTTCTGGACCTTCATTGGGAGTGTCGGGGTTAGACATAATCGCACGGGCAAAACTCACCCGTTTGCGCATTCCCCCGGAAAGTTCGGCTGGGTAGAGGTCGCCTACTTCTGGCAAACCTACCATCTCCAATTTTTCTTTTACCAAATCTCGGATGCGCGATCGCGGTAGCTTTGAATTTTGATAAAGTAAAAATCCTACATTCTCCTCCACTGTCAGCGAATCAAATAGTGCCGCCTGCTGAAACACCATACCAATGCCAACCTGCTGGCCGCCATCTTCAATCAAACCCTCTCGCCGCACTCCTTGCACATAAATTTCTCCTTCATCAGGACTAAGTAACGCCGCTATTACTCGTAAGATAGTTGATTTCCCAGTCCCTGATGGCCCAATAATCCCTAGTGCTTCTCCCCGGTAAATAGTTAAGTCTATATTATCTAGAACTTTATGGCTACCAAAGGACTTAGAAACACCTTTCAGTTCAATCAATGGTTCAGTCATTAGTTATTAGTCATTGGTCATTGGTCATTGGTCATTAGTCAGTAGAAAATAAACAAATGACTACTGAGAACTAACAAAGGACAAATATGCCAAATAATGGTTTCATAGTTATTGGTAGGACATTGTATAGTGTATTATAA harbors:
- a CDS encoding MlaD family protein — protein: MRGLMTSRFASGRTFREGSVGLLLLLGLGVFGLLFLWLNRFTAAGRSYKIIVEFANAGGMQKGAAVRYRGVKVGTISQLRPGANAIDVEIEIPQTDLIIPRDVVVEANQSGLISESIIDITPKTTLPAGVVLAKPLEKSCDTSLIVCNGSRLKGQLGISVDELIRSSTELAGAYNNPKFYRNVNRVLETTTGAASSFTELSQDLQGLTKSLRLQLNTFSATANSVQRATNQLNASANQTVNKFGATATQANRLLNNLDNLLTTNRSTLVGALNNITETSNQLRVTVSSLSPSVNRLTKGELLNNLETLSANAAQASANLRDASKTLNDPKNAVLLQQTLDSARVTFENTQKITSDLDELTGDPNFRKNLRQLVNGLSGLVSSTQQMQQQVQVATTLDSVKAAVSKPKNLVPIPAPTQQAMFNDKSLPVYVINPSPTNFGNIDTDLQPSPSPSIPNSSQENLLKQLREYGKQRGQLETEKEVIQVDPSVSFTADPERSQTVENFK
- a CDS encoding ABC transporter ATP-binding protein, whose amino-acid sequence is MTEPLIELKGVSKSFGSHKVLDNIDLTIYRGEALGIIGPSGTGKSTILRVIAALLSPDEGEIYVQGVRREGLIEDGGQQVGIGMVFQQAALFDSLTVEENVGFLLYQNSKLPRSRIRDLVKEKLEMVGLPEVGDLYPAELSGGMRKRVSFARAIMSNPDTPNEGPEVLLYDEPTAGLDPIASTVIEDLIRHLQCLHGVCSTYAVVTHQDSTIRRTSDRLIFLYEGKVQWQGTVSEIYNTEHPLIRQFISGSVQGPIKVAG